CGGGTGGCCCGGGCGATGGCACCGCTGCGGGACGTCACCCCGGACGAGACGGCCGGACTGCCCGACCGCAGCCGGCTGCTGGAACTGCTAGACGCCGACCCACCGGACGGCACCGAACTAGCTGAGCGCTGGTCCCGGCAACCCGCGTCCACGAGTTTTGTGATCGGTAGTGGCTTCGACGGGACGGTCACGCTCGACCTGGTCCGCGACGGGCCGCACGCCTTGATCGCGGGCACCACCGGCGCGGGCAAGTCCGAGCTGCTGCAGACCCTGGTGGTGTCGCTGGCGGCGGTCAACCGCCCGGACGAGTTGACCTTCGTGCTGGTCGATTACAAGGGCGGCAGCGCGTTCCACAGTTGCGTACGGTTGCCGCACACCCTGGGCATGGTCACCGACCTGGACAGCGCGCTGGTGGTCCGGGCGTTGGAGTCGCTCGCCGCGGAGCTGCGCCGCCGCGAGGAGATCCTGGCCGAGGTCGCCGCCAAGGACCTCGTCCAGTACCGGACGATGCGGGGCCGCGACCCCCAACTGCCCGCGGTGCCCCGACTGGTGCTGGTCATCGACGAGTTCGCCACGCTCGTCCGAGAGGTCCCGGACTTCATCCCCGGCCTGGTCAGCATCGCCCAGCGGGGCCGGTCGTTGGGCATCCACCTGATCCTGGCCACCCAGCGCCCGGCCGGCGTGGTGACCACCGACATCCGCGCCAACACCAGCCTACGCATCGCGCTGCGGGTCACCGATCCGATGGAAAGCTCCGATGTGATCGACGTGCCGGATGCCGCGATGATCCCGGTGGCCACTCCCGGACGAGCACTCGCCCGGCTCGCCCACAGGTCCACCCTGCCCTTCCAGACCGGGTACGTCGGTGCCGTGTTCCAACGTGCCGACTCCGACGCGGCGGAATCCCGGCCGGCCCCGCCGGTGCACGGTACCAAGCTGCCCTGGTCCCGGCTGGGCCGTGCGCTGCCGCCGCCGGTAGAGCCGATACCCGAGGGCGCCGCGCCGGACGAGTTGGCCGCCACCGACCTGGACGTGCTGGTGGACGCCATCGACGCCGCCGCTGAGGAGGTGGGCTGCGGGCGACAGCCGAGTCCGTGGCTGCCGCCGCTGCCGCCGGTCGTGCTGCTGGACGATCTGACCCCGACGACGTCCAGAGCCGGCGCCGGTCTGCCGCCGGTGCCGTACGCACTGGCTGACCTGCCGGATCAGCAGAGCCAGCCGGTGCTGACCTGCGACCTGTCCGCGCTCGGGCATCTCTACGTGCTGGGCGCGTCCCGTACCGGCCGGTCACAGTTGCTGCGTACGCTGGCCGCGTCGCTGGCCCGGTCGCTGTCCTGCGCCGACGTGCACCTGTACGCGGTCGATGCGGCCGGCGGGTCGATGGTGGTGTTGTCGGAGCTTCCGCACTGCGGCGCGGTGGTGCCCCGAGCCGACCTGGAGCGGCTGGAACGCCTGGTTGGCCGGCTGCAGGGCGAGCTGGCCCGGCGGCACGAACTGCTGGCCAGGCACTCCTGTGCCGGACTCGACGAGTTGCGGGCGGCGCTGCCGCCGGCGGAGCGTCCGGCGCACCTGATGCTGCTGGTGGACGGCTGGGATTCGCTGGCCGCCGTCCTGGGCGACCACGACGGCGGCCGACTGCTGGACCAGTTCCTCGGCCTGCTGCGGGAGGGGCCGGCCGCCGGGCTGCACTTGGTGATGTCCTCCGAGCGGTCGCTGTTGACCGGGCGGGTGGCGAACCTCAACGATCACCGGATCATGCTGCGGATGACCGACCGCACCGACTACTCGGCGATCGGTGTCAACCACCGCCGGATACCGGAGGTGGTGCCGCCCGGACGCGGCTGGCGCTCGGCGGACCAGGCGGAGATCCAGATCGCTCTGCTGGATCCGGACCCGTCCGGTGCGGCGCAGGTCGAGGCGATCCGCCGGATCGCCGCCCGGGCCACCGCCCGGGACACCGGGGTGCCGACGCAGCGCCGACCGTTCCCGATTGCCGGACTACCCGCATCGGTCACCTTCGCCGAGGCGTTCGCGCAGGTCCCGGACGAGCAGCGGCGTCCACTGCGGGCACTGCTCGGGATCGGTGGTGACGCCGCCGCACCGGTCTATGTGGACTTCGCTGGTCAGCAGGCGACCTTCCTGGTCGCCGGTCCGCCCGGTTCGGGCCGCAGCAACTCCCTGGCCACGCTGGCGGTGTCCCTGCTGGCGGGGGGTACCGCTTTGGTGATCCTGACGCCCCGCGAATCGGTGTTGCGCCGGCTGGCGGTACACGGCCGGGTGCGCGCGATCGAGGGAGCGGCCCCGGACCCGACGCAACTGACCGCCGCGGTCGAGGAACTGGGGGGCCCGTTGGTGGTGCTGGTCGACGACGTCGACCTGTTCGGCTTCGCCAACCCGGTGGAGGCGGTGCTGCGCCAGGTGGTGGCCACCGGCCGGGATCGTGCTCTCGGCCTGGCGTACGCGGGGACGGCCGAGACCCTGACCCAGTCGTTGGGCGGGTGGATCGCCGAGGCCCGGCGCTCCCGGCAGGGTGTGCTGCTCGCGCCACAGTCGGCGATCGAGGGTGACCTGGTCGGTGCCCGGGTACCGCCCGGCCTGCTGCGCGCCGGTAGCCGACCCGGACGCGGCTATCTGCCGGACCCGGCAACCGCCGCGCTGACCACGGTCACCATCCCCCACACCGCCCTCCGCTGACTCCCCACCTTTCCGGTCCGTTGATCACGGGGTAGCGGCCGTTCGCAAGTCGACAACTACCGCCAATCTCATGATCAACGCCGGAACCAAGCCCGGTTCACCGGCAGACGACCCTGGGCGCAGCCCGGGTGCCGGTGACGGCACCCGGGCCGCGCGGTCACTGTGCGGGCGGCGGTGCGGACAGCGCCTGGTCCATGTCGCTGAGGTTCTTCACGATCGCCGCGAAGCTCGCCGCGAAGGTTTCCAGGTTGCTGACTGCCTTGGTCAGCGAGGCGGTGAACTCGGTGTACTGGCTGCTCATAACCGGGCTGGCCTGCTGCATCCAGAGGCCACCCTGGCTGGTCAGCAGCTCGGTGACGCTGGTGTTCAAGCCCTTGAGCACGTCGGCGATCTCCGCCCCCTCGGTGGTCAGCCGCCCGGAAACGGTGTGGATCCGGTCGTAATCGACGTTGACTTCTGCCATCGGATGCCTCCGGTTCGGCGGATCAGGCGGAGCTGCTGGACGCGGTGATCTGCTCGTCCATGGTGCGCAGCTGAACGGTGATGTTATGAAACTGCTGGGCGAATGATCGGATGCTCTCGATCGCCGCGGTCAACTCGGTGTTGAAGGTCTGGTACTGACCGCTGAGCGTGGGACTGGACTTCTGCAACCACAGGCCTCCGTCGCTGGTGAGCAACTGGGACACCGCGGCGAGCAAATCCTCCAACCGGGGCACGGTCTGCGTGACGGCCAGGTTCAGCTGGTCGTTGACCAACTGCACTTTGGCGAAGTCGACGGTGATGTTGGGCATGGCGCTGCTCCAAAGGAGGTTGGTCAGATGGTGACGGTGGTGTACGGCAGGTAGTCGTCCTCGGGTGCCTCTTCGGACACCAGGGTCCACTCCCCGGTCTTCGGGTTGCCGTTGTAGACCTTTGTGCCGTCCGGGCCCACCACCGTCTTGGTGCCGCTGTCCGGCCCGGTCACCACGATGTCGGTCGTGGTGGTCCCACCCTCGTGGTCGACGGTGACCTGATGCGATCCGCCGTCGGCCCTCGGGGTGACGGTGCTGGTGGTGGTGCCCTCACTGGTGGTGGAGGTCACCACGAACGAGC
The Micromonospora pisi DNA segment above includes these coding regions:
- a CDS encoding FtsK/SpoIIIE domain-containing protein; this translates as MRLLVTLVSAGADRDVAMDVGVDTPVGALTEQDGAPGDWYLDGARLDPTWTVSRAGLVAGVRLGAGTPVPTGGVRDLPGDRRTHWLEVHGVGGPGAGRIWPVGLGCHDIGSAAGSAIDPGDTGVPAHAARLTVDEQGRAWVAAGDAAVRLALPQLPPQTDPVDPPGYPDYPEQRRASDPPAEQHGELEPWEQRRDGSRRWPPGVDLAVGGSLLRLVSRPAPDAAVTPAGDVPMLDFNRPPRIVPPLLFARRRLPTPPTRPTRRPIPLLMILAPMVLGLAFVFLFKSYFFLLIMVLSPVLALANWFTDRRSGRKRYRRDLAEYRRKRTRMVRELTAAVAEERLARCEASPDPATVLHTAVGPGRRLWERRRRDPDHLVLRVGTMDQSSLIEVEDPARSEVDRQLRWIVPDVPVTVDLVDRLVVGLAGAAETRYATARWLVLQAAALHSPRDLRIHVLTEPNGEDRWSWVRWLPHTRPPEDGVPVGRPYTLVGNDPETVANRVGELVSLVTARTKARGSQLGPVLFSEPDVVLVVDGARRLRDVPGMVQVLTEGPAVRIFAICIDAEERLLPEECTAVLRADADGLTVRQTGIPEATGVRPDIVTPQWCDRVARAMAPLRDVTPDETAGLPDRSRLLELLDADPPDGTELAERWSRQPASTSFVIGSGFDGTVTLDLVRDGPHALIAGTTGAGKSELLQTLVVSLAAVNRPDELTFVLVDYKGGSAFHSCVRLPHTLGMVTDLDSALVVRALESLAAELRRREEILAEVAAKDLVQYRTMRGRDPQLPAVPRLVLVIDEFATLVREVPDFIPGLVSIAQRGRSLGIHLILATQRPAGVVTTDIRANTSLRIALRVTDPMESSDVIDVPDAAMIPVATPGRALARLAHRSTLPFQTGYVGAVFQRADSDAAESRPAPPVHGTKLPWSRLGRALPPPVEPIPEGAAPDELAATDLDVLVDAIDAAAEEVGCGRQPSPWLPPLPPVVLLDDLTPTTSRAGAGLPPVPYALADLPDQQSQPVLTCDLSALGHLYVLGASRTGRSQLLRTLAASLARSLSCADVHLYAVDAAGGSMVVLSELPHCGAVVPRADLERLERLVGRLQGELARRHELLARHSCAGLDELRAALPPAERPAHLMLLVDGWDSLAAVLGDHDGGRLLDQFLGLLREGPAAGLHLVMSSERSLLTGRVANLNDHRIMLRMTDRTDYSAIGVNHRRIPEVVPPGRGWRSADQAEIQIALLDPDPSGAAQVEAIRRIAARATARDTGVPTQRRPFPIAGLPASVTFAEAFAQVPDEQRRPLRALLGIGGDAAAPVYVDFAGQQATFLVAGPPGSGRSNSLATLAVSLLAGGTALVILTPRESVLRRLAVHGRVRAIEGAAPDPTQLTAAVEELGGPLVVLVDDVDLFGFANPVEAVLRQVVATGRDRALGLAYAGTAETLTQSLGGWIAEARRSRQGVLLAPQSAIEGDLVGARVPPGLLRAGSRPGRGYLPDPATAALTTVTIPHTALR
- a CDS encoding WXG100 family type VII secretion target gives rise to the protein MAEVNVDYDRIHTVSGRLTTEGAEIADVLKGLNTSVTELLTSQGGLWMQQASPVMSSQYTEFTASLTKAVSNLETFAASFAAIVKNLSDMDQALSAPPPAQ